The following nucleotide sequence is from Aneurinibacillus soli.
AGAAGGCCAATGCTTACAAGAAGCAAGGCAATAATTGCATATTCCATGTTCCAATTCCTCCTTTAAATATGTACACAGCTACTACTTCACGTTCGTTTCTTCTGCCTTTTCATTTATACCATACTGATATAAAAATTCAAGCAAGCAAATCGACAGAAATCTAGCTTATACAGCAAGGAAGTACGCGAAAATTGCCGAAAAACAGCGACTAGCCTACCTCACAAAAAAAAGTACTAAGACATGCATTTATTCTGTACATATAGGAATGATTGAATAGACGAAAGGAGATGGATGACGTGCATACGTTTCGTAAGACGTATACCGTATATACCAGCCCGCATAACCCTTGTCCTCCTATGAAAGTCCGAACATATGAAACACCGCCTCAACTGTACATGACATTTCAACCACCGGGACTACCCCAATTTCCTCCGGCTGAAGCTTTTCGCCATGGTACATTATGGCCGTCTCTTTTTGCACCGTATGAAAGCCCGTATAAGTCTGGTAAACGGGAGGAGGCCGACTAAACAATGAAAGAAAATGAAAAGAAATACTATGAGCTGCTTCACGAGCTTCAGGAAACTGATTTTATTATCGTAGAATTGAATCTCTACCTTAACACGCATCCAAACGATCAGGCAGCTATTGCTCAATACAATGAATACGTCCAGAAAAGTATGCATCTGAAAAACCAATTTGAATGTCTATTCGGACCTCTTACAAGCTTCGGGTATAGCCTGTCACCCACTCCATTCATGTGGAAAGATCAACCATGGCCATGGCAAGTATAACCATTCATTCGAAGGAGGCGGTCTGTTGTGTGGGTATATCAGAAAAAACTACAACACCCGGTTCGTGTCAGCAAATGCGACCCATGTATGGCCAAGTTTTTAGTTGAACAGTATGGCGGCGCAGACGGTGAACTCGCTGCCGCACTCCGCTATCTAAACCAGCGTTATACGGTTCCACCCAAAATCATCGGACTTCTGAACGATATCGGCACCGAAGAACTCGCCCACCTGGAAATGATTGCGACCATGGTATATAAGCTAACCAAAGACGCGACCCCGGATCAGCTGAAGGCAGCCGGTCTGGGCGAGCATTATGCAAACCATGACAAAGCACTGTTTTATACGAATGCTTCAGGTGTTCCCTTTACCGTCTCGTATATCGCGGCTAAAGGCGATCCGATCGCTGACCTGTACGAAGATATTGCCGCCGAGGAAAAAGCGCGGGCGACCTATCAATGGCTCATTGACATGACAGATGATATAGACTTAAAAGACTCGCTTACGTTCCTCCGTGAACGAGAAATTATTCACTCGCTACGCTTCCGGGAAGCAGTCGAGATTCTAAAAGAAGATCGAGCGCAAAAGAAAGTTTTCTAATAGAAAAAGCGGACAGATGATTCATGTCCGCTTTTTTCCTTTTTTATGAGGTGAGCCATTCTATTTTCGTTTCCAGGCGCATACGGACACTGGTTCGCTCCACCTGCGGACGCCCAATGTACAGAAGCGCCACCATTTCATCATGGTCTCCAAGCCCGAATGCCTCTTTCATCCGCACGTCATAACACGGCGCACCCGTACGCCAGATCGCACCATACCCAAGCGCATGCGCAGCCAGCAACATATTTTGTACGCAGGCCGTTGTAGCTGCTACCTCTTCCCTGCGCATCACATGCTCTCCTTCTGTTGGTACGCAAGCAACAGCAATGACAAGCGGTGCACGGTGAGCCTTCTTGGTGCCTTTTTCTCTCAATTCAGCTGCTTCTGCTCCTTCGGCTCCCTTTTCCTCAATAGAAATGCGTGCGTATGCTTCGCCAAGACGATTACGTCCTTCTCCCGTCATGACGAAAAATTTCCACGGCTGTGTATTATGATGGCTCGGTGCCCAGTGTCCCGCCTCAAGGATTTGTATGATGTGTTCACGGGGTACCAATTCATCCACGACCTTTCCAATCGTACGACGTGTTTTAATAAGTTCTAACAAGTCATCCATTTCATTTCCTCCTTGTAATACAGACCCTTCTTTGTATTATACTTGTATCTAAAACGTTCCGCTTCTGATAAGATACATGACGAAGAGGAAGAGGTGAACAATCGTGAGAAAGATCCGCTATCCAAATGGCAAACAAATGCCAGATACCCCCGCATCCTCCTATGTGCCAGAGCGTATGAAAGCGAATGAGTTCCTCGCTATGATGCAGGCAAAGCAGCAAGGAGCCGCCAATCGGGGAATGACACTTGAGGAAGAAGTTAATGAAAGTAATCAATACTATGTAGCACAAGAGATTGCTGCTGTGCATAAAAAACCGACCCCTCTCCAAATTGTGAAAGTAGACTACCCATCCCGTTCAGCTGCGGTCATCCGGGAAGCGTATTTCCGCCAGCCTTCCACAACGGATTACAACGGTGTATACCGGGGTCGTTATATCGATTTTGAAGCAAAAGAAACGCGCAACCAGACGTCGCTGCCACTGAAAAATTTTCATGAGCACCAAATTAATCACATGCGTCTTGTACATAAACAAGATGGGATCGCCTTTGCCATCATACGCTTCACCATGCAAGCTGAGACATATGTACTCGATGCTTCCCACGTCATCCGTTTCTGGGATGACGCACACCAGGCCGATGGACGTAAATCCATTCCGTATGCGTACATCGCTAAAAACGGTCACCGCATCCAGGAAAGCTATCGCCCCCGGCTTGATTATTTGTCTGTCATTGACCGCTGTTATTTCAGCTAAGGAGCCTACTATGTACGATCGCTTGTATGTTGAATATGTATACTATTTTAATGTGGAAAAAGATTATTATGAGTGCCACGAAGTAATGGAAGAATACTGGATGCAAGAAGGCCGCAACAAGTTGCTGCAGGCGCTACTACAGGTTGCCGTTGCGCTGCATCACTTTCGCAATAACAATGTAGAGGGCGCGATTCTGCTTTTCGAAGCCGCTTTAGCCAAAGCCAGTACTCCATGGCATGGGAAACTCGGCATTGATGACCGCCAATTATTTGCTGAAGCGGCACAATATGTGGAGAGATTGCACAACTATGAGGAGAACCCATTTCCCTTCTATCCACTTACTCTTCTAATCACCGACCCGGATCTTGCAGCCGCTACTGCTTCCTGTGCTCCCTCCGGTGTAGCTGAAGAAGACAAATTTTAGCTGTTATTTTTACGAGTGCGATTCAGCGCTCGTTTTTTTTGTGAATGAGAAGGTTGACAACTTTATACTGCCTGCATATAATGAAATCACAAGTTATTAATAATGATTTTAAATTAATACCAAATAGAAACAACTACTGACTGTACTATTCATCTTTTTAGAATTCATGTAAATAATAGAACGAATACGCTATAACCAGGAGGAGATAACAATGGAATCCAATGTAATTGTATACACAAGCCACGGTTGCCCATACTGCAAAAAGGTAAAAGAACAACTAACCGCGTGGGGAATCTCTTATGAAGAACGTAATGTATCAGAGAACAAGGAGTACTTCGACCAGCTACAGCAAAAGAAAATTTTTGGTACACCTGCTACTTACATCAATGGCAAGCTCGTGCTCGGCTTCCAGGAACCGAAAATGCGTAAGCTTCTGGAGCTTCCTGATGACTACGAAGGTCCGGTCTCTGGTGTTGCTACAAGCGAGAATGAAGTGTCTGCCGCTCCGTCAGACAGTCAAGAAGAAGGGATTTTCAAATCTGTTGATGCGAGTATTCTGGATGACGTATACGATCTTGTCACGATCGGTGGTGGACCAGCAGGTGCATCAGCAGCGGTATACGCAGCACGTGGTCGCCTGAAAACACTCGTGATCGACAAAGCACCATCAGCCGGTACACTTGCGATTACACATAAAATCGCCAACTATCCGGGCGTTAAAGAAGAACTGACCGGCCTTGAACTGCTCCAACGCATGCAAGAGCAAGCACATGATTTTGGGGCGATATTCGTTCGTACCAATGTCCTGTCTGTTGATTTCTCTGATCCGGAAATCAAAAAGCTCGAAGTTCCAGAAGGAACAATTAAAGCGAAAAGTGTATTCATCGCTGTTGGTGCCAAAGCGCCATCAAGCAAAATCAAAGGCGAAGAAGAATTTACAGGCCGTGGTGTAAGCTACTGCTCAACATGCGACGCCGCTTTCTTCCAGGAGCGTACTGTTATCGTTGCCGGTGACAATGAAGAAGCTGTGCATGAAGCAGAAACCCTGTCCAAATTCTGTAAGGAAGTACGACTCCTAATTCCGACAGGCATCCTGAAAGGTGATGTTGATCTGTCGACTCTTGAATCTAAAGATAACGTGAAAGTTTATAAAAAATACCGTGTCAAAGAAATTGTCGGTGAAAACAATGTTGAAAAAGCGATCATTCAGAACGATCAGAAAGAGCTAGAAACGTGGGACGTCGATGGTGTCTTCCTGTATCTCGCAGGCATGAAACCAGGTACCGACTTTCTAAAAGGTGCCGTCAAACGCGATTCAGAAGGCTATATTGATGTAGACGAATCTCTACAAACAAGCGTAGCCGGTATATTTGCAGGTGGTGATGCACGCCGCACCCCGATCAAACAGGCGGTTCTGTCCGCCGCTGACGGCGCAATTGCAGCGCTTGGAGCGGATAAGCATGTAAACAAGCGTTCCCAGCTCCGTCCACAGTACAGCTAACTCATTTCCCTGCTCCTCCCTTTGAGCGATCTCAAACGTTGTACCCTGACGATTGAGATCGCTCTTTTTGTTGTAAAAATTTTCATAATCTATTATGATGAGAGAATAAAAGAAAAAATTACCTTAAATGGAGGAGAAAGATGAGACACGGCAAACAATGGGGACTGGCTTTTTTAGTACTTATCCTTACTCTACTCTCTGGCTGTTCCGGGGATGCTCTCACCCTGCGCAACTCTTTTGTGAAAGCGGCTTCCCAACCAAACTATGATTTTCAAAGCACCATTCGGGTGACAAGCAAGGATGCAGACAATATGCTACAGCTTGCCCATATGATGAATCCAACCGATAAAGAACTTCAGGATGCAGGAGAAATTCTTAAAACGATGCGCGAAGGGATTACGCTCAAAGGCTCTCAGTATGACCGCCAACATGCGAGTATGACCATGACGTTAAATCATGACAGCCTTCTTCGTAAGGAGAAATTATGGACAGGCGACCAAAATGCATCGCTTACCGTTCTACTTTCTCCAGAGGCCGCTTATGTTAAAACTCCACTTGATTCTAAGTACCTGTTTGCCTCTCTTGCACCTAAAACGTCTGAAATCAATCCGGAAGTGTTTGCCCAGCTTCAAAAGCGTGTGAATGAGATGACAGTTGCTTTTATTCAAGAATACAGTGAGAAGCATAGCTATAACTTGCCTCACATTCAGAACAAAGGAAGTGTGTCGGTCACACTGCCAAATGGACAGTCTACGACGGCTTCTCATATTACTGTTACGTTGAATATAGAAGAAATGACTGCCTTATTTTATAGCATCGCGAAAGACGCCGCAGATGATCCAAAAGTGCGTACGTTCCTGATGAATATTGTGCAAGAAATGAGTAAACTTGATCCAAGCCTTGCTTCTACAAATGAAATCTCCGAAGATATTTTAGCGCAAAATTTCGCCGAAGCACTTGGAGAAATCAAGAAAATGGAAAAGCAATATCCACCGAAAAAAGTTGCGGAAATGGCCCGTGAACAAGGTCTGCAATCATTTTCTTTCACATTCGACTATTTTGTAGATGCTAATAATCTTCCTGTTCGTTCCACTAGTAAGCTTGATTTTGTGTTTAAAGACAAAGATGGAGCACTGCCAGAAGCCATTCAATTAAGTGTAGAGATTGATGATTACATGTGGAATTTTGGAAAGGCCACATCTATCGTCTATCCTGCCAAAACAGAAACAGTCGATGCTGAAAATTTAAAAGAAAATCACAAGCTGCTCAGCGCCTTTCATCCACAAGGTTTTCTACATGCGATACTGAAAGACGCCATTAGTGAAACAAAGGTACTATACGTAGCTCCTCTTTCTTCCGTAGATTCTTATAATCATTACTACTATGAGGGTAAACAGCTGTATCTTCCGCTTCGCTATACAGCAGAAACAGTGAATGCAGAAGTAAACTTTGATCCGGTATCTCAACTTGTCATTATCAAGAAAGGAGGGCATACTTATAAAATAAAAGCAGGAAGCAAGCAGGTTCTTAGAGAAGACGGTACTTCCGCTTCTATGCCCGCTGCCGCCTCTGAGAAAAACGGCAGTATATATGTACCAGCCTCTTTCTTTGAGACATTTTTAGATGCTTCCTATAGTATTACAGATGATACCGGTAATGATCTTTTGCTTACCTTTACATTGAATATGTAATAAAAACAAAGCTGTCCCATGAGCTAGTGGGACAGCTTTTCTTGATATCGACAACGTTTAGTGGTGAGTTCTTTCTCAAAAATAAAAACGCCATATTCCAAAAATATATTTCCTGGAAAATGGCGTTGCCTATTACAAGGTAAGTTATGGGCCCTGCAGGACTCGAACCTGCGACCAATCGGTTATGAGCCGACCGCTCTACCAGCTGAGCTAAGGGCCCTGGCTAATAAATGGCGGAGGGAGCAGGATTCGAACCCGCGTGGGCTTGCACCCTAACGGTTTTCAAGACCGCCCCGTTATGACCACTTCGGTATCCCTCCGCAAAACTAAAAAATGGCAGGGGCAGTAGGAATCGAACCCACACTGGAGGTTTTGGAGACCTCTGTTCTACCGTTAAACTATGCCCCTGTAATTACTATATAGTATGCATTTACTTTACCTTACAAAACTAAAATATTCAAGATATGCAAAGAAGAAAATAGCGGCAGAGGG
It contains:
- a CDS encoding manganese catalase family protein, encoding MWVYQKKLQHPVRVSKCDPCMAKFLVEQYGGADGELAAALRYLNQRYTVPPKIIGLLNDIGTEELAHLEMIATMVYKLTKDATPDQLKAAGLGEHYANHDKALFYTNASGVPFTVSYIAAKGDPIADLYEDIAAEEKARATYQWLIDMTDDIDLKDSLTFLREREIIHSLRFREAVEILKEDRAQKKVF
- the recU gene encoding Holliday junction resolvase RecU, with product MPDTPASSYVPERMKANEFLAMMQAKQQGAANRGMTLEEEVNESNQYYVAQEIAAVHKKPTPLQIVKVDYPSRSAAVIREAYFRQPSTTDYNGVYRGRYIDFEAKETRNQTSLPLKNFHEHQINHMRLVHKQDGIAFAIIRFTMQAETYVLDASHVIRFWDDAHQADGRKSIPYAYIAKNGHRIQESYRPRLDYLSVIDRCYFS
- a CDS encoding FAD-dependent oxidoreductase, giving the protein MESNVIVYTSHGCPYCKKVKEQLTAWGISYEERNVSENKEYFDQLQQKKIFGTPATYINGKLVLGFQEPKMRKLLELPDDYEGPVSGVATSENEVSAAPSDSQEEGIFKSVDASILDDVYDLVTIGGGPAGASAAVYAARGRLKTLVIDKAPSAGTLAITHKIANYPGVKEELTGLELLQRMQEQAHDFGAIFVRTNVLSVDFSDPEIKKLEVPEGTIKAKSVFIAVGAKAPSSKIKGEEEFTGRGVSYCSTCDAAFFQERTVIVAGDNEEAVHEAETLSKFCKEVRLLIPTGILKGDVDLSTLESKDNVKVYKKYRVKEIVGENNVEKAIIQNDQKELETWDVDGVFLYLAGMKPGTDFLKGAVKRDSEGYIDVDESLQTSVAGIFAGGDARRTPIKQAVLSAADGAIAALGADKHVNKRSQLRPQYS
- a CDS encoding spore coat associated protein CotJA, whose amino-acid sequence is MDDVHTFRKTYTVYTSPHNPCPPMKVRTYETPPQLYMTFQPPGLPQFPPAEAFRHGTLWPSLFAPYESPYKSGKREEAD
- a CDS encoding nitroreductase family protein, with translation MDDLLELIKTRRTIGKVVDELVPREHIIQILEAGHWAPSHHNTQPWKFFVMTGEGRNRLGEAYARISIEEKGAEGAEAAELREKGTKKAHRAPLVIAVACVPTEGEHVMRREEVAATTACVQNMLLAAHALGYGAIWRTGAPCYDVRMKEAFGLGDHDEMVALLYIGRPQVERTSVRMRLETKIEWLTS
- a CDS encoding copper amine oxidase N-terminal domain-containing protein — translated: MRHGKQWGLAFLVLILTLLSGCSGDALTLRNSFVKAASQPNYDFQSTIRVTSKDADNMLQLAHMMNPTDKELQDAGEILKTMREGITLKGSQYDRQHASMTMTLNHDSLLRKEKLWTGDQNASLTVLLSPEAAYVKTPLDSKYLFASLAPKTSEINPEVFAQLQKRVNEMTVAFIQEYSEKHSYNLPHIQNKGSVSVTLPNGQSTTASHITVTLNIEEMTALFYSIAKDAADDPKVRTFLMNIVQEMSKLDPSLASTNEISEDILAQNFAEALGEIKKMEKQYPPKKVAEMAREQGLQSFSFTFDYFVDANNLPVRSTSKLDFVFKDKDGALPEAIQLSVEIDDYMWNFGKATSIVYPAKTETVDAENLKENHKLLSAFHPQGFLHAILKDAISETKVLYVAPLSSVDSYNHYYYEGKQLYLPLRYTAETVNAEVNFDPVSQLVIIKKGGHTYKIKAGSKQVLREDGTSASMPAAASEKNGSIYVPASFFETFLDASYSITDDTGNDLLLTFTLNM
- a CDS encoding DUF309 domain-containing protein; this encodes MYDRLYVEYVYYFNVEKDYYECHEVMEEYWMQEGRNKLLQALLQVAVALHHFRNNNVEGAILLFEAALAKASTPWHGKLGIDDRQLFAEAAQYVERLHNYEENPFPFYPLTLLITDPDLAAATASCAPSGVAEEDKF
- a CDS encoding spore coat protein CotJB codes for the protein MKENEKKYYELLHELQETDFIIVELNLYLNTHPNDQAAIAQYNEYVQKSMHLKNQFECLFGPLTSFGYSLSPTPFMWKDQPWPWQV